AACATTGTTACTTCTTTTGACAGCAGCAAGATTGTTTTTGCGCCGATAAATTCGAATTACATACTCGTCGGCATAACGAGGGAAGCGGATGTCGGGGAGAAGGTTATCAAGTCAATGGACGAGGGAGCGGCGAGACTGAGGAAAGAAGCGCCGTGGCTGAACTGATAGCTCAGATGACGTATTCCTCTACCTTCGACTGCACCCTGTCGCAGTAATGGCACTTGAGCGTGAGGGGCCTTTCCCTGTACACGGAGAAGATGCTTTCGGCCGGCTCATTGCCGTTTGTGATGCAGTTGGGATTGGCGCATCGGACGATGCCCCTGACAAGCGCCGGTATCTTCACCTTTCTCTTTTCTGCAACATTGTAATCCCTGATGATGTTGATCGTTGCCCGCGGCGCTATGAGCGCTATTCGGTCCACTTCCTTGGCATACAGTTCCCTGTCCTCTATCTTCACTATGTCCTTCCACTCCTCCTTCTTGCTGCGCACGTGCATTACAACACTGATCGTGCTGTTCACGTTCTCGCCGGTGATGCCCAGTATGCGCAGAACATTCAGCGACATGCCCGTGTCTATATGGTCTATAACTGTGCCGTTCCTGATCGGCTGTATCTTGAGTTCTTTCATACATCCAGCCCCATAAGCATGCAGAGTATCGCCATTCTGACAGGTATGCCGTTGGCCGCCTGCCTGAAATAGAGCGAGTGTTCCGTGGCGTCGACCTCGGGTGAAATCTCATTGATGCGGGGGAGCGGATGCATCACAGACATTGTTGATTTCGCGTGCGCAAGGAGTTTCATGTCGATCCTGTAGCTTCCGGACACCTTTGCGTATTCAGCGGCATCAGGGAAGCGCTCCTTCTGTATGCGCGTTACATACAGTATATCTGCATCCTTCACCGCATCCTCCAGCGAAATTCCGGTTTTCGGCTTCACGCCGTTCAGCTCAATCTGCGCAATGACATCCCTTGTCATCTGAAGAGATTGCGGTGCGACAAGCGTTATGTTTGCGCCAAACATTGAAAGAGCTTCTGCAAGCGAGTGAACCGTGCGGCCAAATTTAAGATCACCGAGAAGGACGACGTTCAGGCCCTCGAGCTTTCCCTTCGCCTCTATCATAGTATACAGATCGAGCACAGTCTGGGTGGGATGCTGCCCTGCGCCGTCTCCGGCATTGATGACTGGCTTGGAACTCAAATCCGCAGCGAGTCTGGCAGCCCCTTCGAGCGGATGCCTTATCACCAGCATGTCCGCATACGATTCGGTAACGCGAATCGTGTCCGAAAGAGTTTCCCCCTTCTCCACAGATGTTCCCATTGGAGTCGAGAATCCCATGACCGAACCGCCCATCCTCAGCATGGCCGCCTCAAATGAAAGCCGCGTTCTCGTAGAAGGTTCGTAGAAGAGCGTTCCCAGTATCCTTCCTCTCATGACATCGGTTCTCTTCTCTGCGGAGGCGTACGGCACCATCTGACTCGATCTATTGAGCACTGCGTTTATCTGCTCCTTCGTGAAATCCCTTATAGATACGAAATCCGAAAACTGCGCCCTTGCCATCCGAACCAACTGCGACATATCTTTGAAGTATTAGTTTTTAACGAGTGCGATCATACGGTTGAGAGAAAGGTCCGGAACATCACATGAATGAAAACCAAATTAATGAGGTTGACAGGCCTGTGTTTCAAATCAATAGCCGCGACTTCGCCGCCAGGACAGGCACATTCGGCCTTGGGCGCTTCTCACTGTCTGTCCCTGCGGTGCTTTTTGCAGCAGGCACCCATGACGAGTACGGCAAAGAGTTCGAGACGCTGCTCACAAGCAGCAGGATTGAGACAGAAAAGGTTCAGTTCATGTCTTCGCGGAATACCATGTTCCACGGCGAGAGGGTTTCGGAGATTGGGGAAAGACATGTGCTAATGCCCAATGTCATACCGTTCTCATCGAGTTTGAGCGGTGTCGCCGAGGCAGCGAAACAGAAACGGGTGGAGCGCGTTTTCGTTTCCACCGCCTCTCCGGAAGAAATGGACGGCGTGCTCGACAGAGATTCGGACATATACGTGATGGCGAACGCTGCAGAACTCGTGAACTTTCCCGATCAGCTCGCCGGAGCCATAATTGCGATGAGGGAAAAGATCGGATGGAGAAAACTCATATATGTTCCCGGAGTCGCCAGGCCGTCCAACCTCGCACTGCTGATGTACGCAGGCGTGGACATCGCAGATTCCCTCCTCACCGAAATGGATGCTGCCCGCGGCAGGGTGACAGTTGACGGGGATGTGCGGGAGGCCGGTGCCCTTGGTGAAGGCATCTGTCATTGCGTCGCTTGTGCAAACGGTATGGAGAGAGTCGTGCACTGGCACAGCAGGTATCAGCTTCTGGACGAA
The DNA window shown above is from Candidatus Sysuiplasma acidicola and carries:
- the pyrB gene encoding aspartate carbamoyltransferase produces the protein MARAQFSDFVSIRDFTKEQINAVLNRSSQMVPYASAEKRTDVMRGRILGTLFYEPSTRTRLSFEAAMLRMGGSVMGFSTPMGTSVEKGETLSDTIRVTESYADMLVIRHPLEGAARLAADLSSKPVINAGDGAGQHPTQTVLDLYTMIEAKGKLEGLNVVLLGDLKFGRTVHSLAEALSMFGANITLVAPQSLQMTRDVIAQIELNGVKPKTGISLEDAVKDADILYVTRIQKERFPDAAEYAKVSGSYRIDMKLLAHAKSTMSVMHPLPRINEISPEVDATEHSLYFRQAANGIPVRMAILCMLMGLDV
- a CDS encoding aspartate carbamoyltransferase regulatory subunit encodes the protein MKELKIQPIRNGTVIDHIDTGMSLNVLRILGITGENVNSTISVVMHVRSKKEEWKDIVKIEDRELYAKEVDRIALIAPRATINIIRDYNVAEKRKVKIPALVRGIVRCANPNCITNGNEPAESIFSVYRERPLTLKCHYCDRVQSKVEEYVI